A region from the Benincasa hispida cultivar B227 chromosome 12, ASM972705v1, whole genome shotgun sequence genome encodes:
- the LOC120068097 gene encoding protein HAPLESS 2: MGYRNLLAFFLLSFLATQHIAGIQILSKSKLEKCERNSGSDSLNCTKKIVLNMVVPSGSSEGEASIIAEIVEVEENSTNKMQTLRTPPVLTVSKSAAYVLYELTYIRDVPYKPEEFYVSTRKCEPDASASVVHICERLRDKSGHIIQSTEPICCPCGAKRRMPTSCGNFFDKMIKGKKNTAHCLRFPGDWFHVFSIGQWSLGFSIQIHVKSGSKVSEVSLGPENRTMVSNDNFLRVNLIGDLVGYTNIPSLEDFYLVIPRQSGPGEPQNLGNNFSMWMLLERVRFTLDGLECNKIGVGYETFNSQPDFCKSPFRSCLHDQLWNYREADLSRIGRNQLPLYGVEGRFERINQHPNAGTHSFSIGVTEVLNTNLVIELRADDVEYVYQRSPGKIMSINIPTFEALTQFGVATVITKNTGEVEASYSLTFTCSKEVSLMEEQYFIMKPKEVASLSFKLYPTTDQAAKYVCAAILKDADFSEVDRAECQFATTATVLDNGSQITPFQLPKKKENGFIDSIKLIWKKLWESIVNFVTGKSCRKECSGFFDFSCHIQYICLSWLVLFGLFLTTFPAVLVILWVLHQKGLFDPLFDWWEDIFCHKNEPTRSTWKHRGERKHSYRHGSRHHQNHGSGYKRRSHELHKKHKHSDKDTDYFLHHVHRKKGKRGHNRV; the protein is encoded by the exons ATGGGTTACCGCAATCTTCTTGCGTTTTTCCTTCTGAGTTTTCTAGCAACCCAACACATTGCCGGAATTCAAATCCTCTCCAAGTCAAAACTTGAGAAATGCGAGAGGAATTCTGGCTCTGATAGCCTCAACTGCACCAAGAAAATTGTCCTAAACATGGTCGTTCCTAGCGGTTCT AGTGAGGGCGAGGCCTCCATTATAGCAGAAATAGTAGAGGTGGAAGAAAACTCCACAAACAAGATGCAAACTCTGAGAACACCCCCAGTTTTGACTGTCAGCAAATCGGCCGCTTATGTTTTGTATGAGCTAACATACATTCGT GATGTTCCATATAAACCTGAAGAATTTTATGTTAGTACTCGAAAATGCGAGCCAGATGCTAGCGCGAGTGTGGTACACATATGTGAGAG GTTAAGAGATAAAAGTGGACATATAATTCAGAGTACTGAG CCCATATGTTGTCCTTGTGGGGCAAAGCGTCGAATGCCAACGTCGTGCGGAAACTTTT TTGACAAGATGATTAAGGGAAAGAAAAACACTGCACATTGTCTACGTTTTCCCGGTGACTG GTTTCATGTTTTTAGTATTGGACAATGGTCATTGGGATTCAGCATTCAGATTCATGTGAAGTCAGGATCTAAAGTTTCA GAAGTGTCTTTAGGTCCAGAAAATAGAACAATGGTATCAAATGATAATTTCTTACGGGTTAATCTTATTGGAGACCTTGTTGGATACACAAACATACCATCACTCGAGGACTTTTACCTTGTTATTCCCCGGCAG AGTGGTCCTGGTGAACCACAGAATTTGGGTAACAATTTTTCTATGTGGATGCTACTAGAAAGAGTTAGATTTACTTTAGATGGTCTTGAATGCAACAAAATTGGTGTTGGCTATGAGACTTTTAATAGCCAGCCTGATTTCTGCAAGTCACCATTTCGGAGTTGTTTACACGACCAATTATGGAATTACAGGGAG GCCGATCTGAGTCGAATCGGTAGGAATCAGTTGCCATTGTATGGAGTGGAAGGACGGTTTGAGAGGATCAATCAGCATCCA AATGCAGGGACACATTCATTCTCCATAGGAGTCACTGAAGTTCTCAATACAAATCTTGTAATAGAACTACGTGCTGATGATGTTGAGTATGTTTACCAAAG GAGTCCTGGGAAAATTATGAGCATCAACATCCCAACTTTTGAAGCCCTCACACAATTTGGAGTTGCTACAGTTATAACTAAGAATACTGGAGAAGTGGAAGCATCTTATAGCTTAACG TTTACTTGTTCAAAAGAAGTCAGTCTCATGGAG GAACAATATTTCATCATGAAGCCAAAGGAAGTTGCTAGCCTTTCGTTTAAACTCTACCCAACTACTGATCAAGCAGCAAAATATGTCTGTGCTG CCATACTTAAGGATGCTgattttagtgaagttgatagAGCCGAATGCCAATTTGCTACTACTGCTACTGTCCTTGACAATGGATCACAG ATTACCCCTTTTCAACTCcccaagaaaaaggaaaatggtttcaTCGATTCAATCAAGCTCATCTGGAAGAAGTTATGGGAAAGCATCGTCAACTTTGTCACCGGGAAATCTTGCAG AAAAGAATGCTCTGGATTTTTTGATTTCAGCTGTCACATACAGTATATATGTTTGAGTTGGCTGGTGTTGTTTGGCCTCTTTTTGACCACTTTCCCTGCAG TACTTGTGATACTATGGGTTTTACATCAGAAGGGCTTATTTGACCCTCTGTTTGACTGGTGGGAGGATATATTTTGTCACAAAAATGAGCCCACAAGGTCCACATGGAAGCATAGAGGTGAAAGAAAACATTCCTACAGGCATGGTAGCAGGCATCACCAAAATCATGGAAGTGGGTACAAGAGGAGAAGCCATGAATTACACAAAAAGCACAAGCATTCTGATAAAGACACTGATTACTTTCTTCACCATGTGCATAGGAAAAAAGGTAAAAGAGGACATAATAGAGTGTAG